The nucleotide sequence TCCACAAACCTGCTGTTTTGAAAATGTTCTTCATAGGAGATTGCCTTGTTGCTATGGTTGAAATCGTCTCGCATATAGCCCCGCACACCCCACCATTCTTCACTATTTCCACAAAGTTCATCTCTGTCCACAGCTTTCTCCCAGAACCTTTTCCTTTTCATCCTGATCCTTGCTTCATCACTCTCGATGAAGCAGCTATGTCCACCTCCTAAATTAAACAAAGTGGATTATCTGCAATGGTTATATTTCTACATGGAGATAATCGATGAAGAAAAGATATAAGGTTATTTAAACTTTGATGCAAAAAGAACAAACTGCAGCACAATAGTCACATCGACTTTTGCAGCCAATTGATACACCATCACAGATGACATAATGAGCTATTGGATGGCATCAAGATTTCACAAAAGAGAATAATTGCAATTGATAGGAATTCAAGTTTTAGGATAAAGATTTGTGATTTAGCAATTGAGCATAAGCAAAAAAACATGGATTAACAAACCCAGTCTTAAAATTCCATTCTCATCTTTTTCATCTCAGCCTGCAAAAGAGGAGCATTGACCACTCAAACATTTGATGCTTCTGATTGATATTAGTATAGTACAGCAAAAGACAACACGGTTCGACTTTTACCACTGATCACTTTGTATGTTATGATCATTGGAAGGAGAAAAACTATATGCACAATTAAAATTCAGAGAAAGAGCTTGAATTCTCTAAAAAGGAGTTACTAAAGAAAATTGTTATTAGATAAGATTCCAACAAAAACACTAAAAATGTTAGTTGCTTGAAAAGATCCCTAGAAAGAGAATACTAATCTATGCTAGTGACGTATAGGAGATATTAAAGATGAAAAAGTAGCATTGACCAAGTACAAAGAATGCAGGATCTACAAGACTTACCTCTAATATAGTATTGGTCGCATATATGTCTTAAGGAATAATGATCTCCAGATCCTGTATCGTAGTTATCCTCAAAAATAAGATGTTGGAAACCAGCATTTAGAGCCTGTTTTAATCTGTCCAAGAAATTAAGAAAATGAACAACTAGACGCTAACAAACTAGCCAAAGAAATACACTAAGAATGTCAGAaaatttcatcaaattccaatcAGAAACATCAGTAGCTATTTATCAGTGCTTGTCAGGGCCAACTAAATTAATGGCACACAAGAATACTTTGAAGCACCAGAAGACAAAAGAACAAATACCCCATAATATAAAGCTGTATAGCCTAAAATAAATTGTGTTATTGAATATCAAAGACATATACTTTTTTAAGTTTGAGAATCAGAGAGAAATTCCTATACCTTTTCAATTCATTCTGGTGATCATCAAAGAACACAAGAACCCGACTAAGGTCAGAAATCCCACGCTTCATCAAAATGCTCCCCCAGTCAACACTGCCAAAGTCCACAAACTCCTTTCCGGCAAAGTAAGTGCAATTCTTATCAACATATGCTGGTCCCTTCTTCAGATACTTCTCTGGGTGGCGGGGCGATAGTGATATTATCCACGTCTCTGGCATTGCCTGCCGCAGAACCCAAGTAGAGTGGCCCTTGAAAGCACCACTTTCTATCATCAGATCTGGCTTAAGCCACCGTGCCATGAACCACAACCCAAAGCTGTGGTCAAAGCCCATGCCGTACATGTTGTTCTTGATAGGTCGAGTCTCATAGATCTTCACAAACTCTTCCAAGCCTTTAAGCAAGTCCTTTCTTGACCACTCCACAGCTTTCCCTTGTTTCGATCTGCCTTTTGCCAAGTACAAGAGTTAAGAGGCAATTCCATGCAATATCATCAGAGGAAATTGAAACATAATGGATCATGATAATGTCCCATTTAACGCTACCTTGAAACTTGGTAGGATCTATTGAAAACCAAGTGTAGATATTGGATCAAGATTCGCAATAAAATATAAGCCATTCCTAGCGTTAAGAAAGCATattatcccaatccattccgatcgGGATGAATTGGAGAAACTTCTAAAAATTTCTTCAACCAAtcaaagactcagaaaatcccTAAAAAATTTACTTACCATGTGACCGAAGCCATAAGAGGGCAAGTTCCAAAACTAGGAAACTGAGATTCTAAGAAGATGAATGAAGACGAAAGGGATGAAGTGAGCTTACACCAGGGCACGCCGAGGGATCCGAAATCGGAGGCGAGGCCATCGAGGGCTGCTCCGAAGAGCAAAGTGCGAGTAGATGGATCGTAGGGCGAGACGCAGAGCACGTGACGTGAGCGGGAGAATAGTAAGGAGGCGACGGAgacgaggaagaagaggaagatggaGACGGTGGCGCACTGGCCGGAGAGAGCAGACCTGGTGTGCACGAAAGCCCTGGCGCCGAAGGAGGCGCTCTTCCTCGTCTTGGACTCGTCGTCAAAACTTCCGTCGCCACCCTCCTGCCCGTCCTCCTCAGGGTGAGTAGGAGATCGCCGCGACGAAAGCATGCTTTCCTGCATCACAAAACCGGCGAACTCCGCTTCGTCACTGCTCTCgagtgaagaaaaagaagaacgacGCCCTTAATGGCCCATTGGGCCATCAGATACAAATTGTCGGCCTTTTATTGAGCCCTCTTGAACTGATACTAATCTAATTCTCAATCATATACTTAACCACCAAAATCTTTATCAAATCATATATTTGTGTGACCCATTAATTACGATGAAGTCATCATCCTAAGAATTCATGATCATATTCAAACCTTGTCGGCAGATTTTGTTGCATTCCATTGTTGCAAATTAATTAATCCTTCAATTAATGCAATGTGTTATACTAATTAAATTGCACCTAATCCTTCTCCAACCACCTTCTCTTATACATCAAATATATCAAGATTAGGCCTTGGGACTATAGTGGAACGGAAGAATGTTAAGTTATCATTTAGACAAGctataatgtattttttttcctttaaatgAGGCGCATAATTATAGGATGTTAGACTTTTGAGTTGTCTGTCACGAACACTTCTCGATTTATTCTGACAACAAGTGAAAAATTTTTGTAGAACTGAATTAGTCACTCCAGATTTAATATTACATGGttcatatttttttcaaatatattaaGAATGATTGGTCAAATATTCCCTTCTTGTCTAGTGGAAAAAATATTGTGTTCAAATTTTCTTGGAGGTCTCTCAAGTCACCATCACTCATCAAATTGTTGTTCATTAAGGAGGACGCCAATCACATTGGCTATTGAATAATGGCGAACTTGCGCATGCATCATGTTGTGTTTACTATGATTTGTGATGCCATGTAAAATAGACACAATTTgactattattaattaatttgtatTAG is from Zingiber officinale cultivar Zhangliang chromosome 7B, Zo_v1.1, whole genome shotgun sequence and encodes:
- the LOC122005388 gene encoding uncharacterized protein LOC122005388 yields the protein MQESMLSSRRSPTHPEEDGQEGGDGSFDDESKTRKSASFGARAFVHTRSALSGQCATVSIFLFFLVSVASLLFSRSRHVLCVSPYDPSTRTLLFGAALDGLASDFGSLGVPWCRSKQGKAVEWSRKDLLKGLEEFVKIYETRPIKNNMYGMGFDHSFGLWFMARWLKPDLMIESGAFKGHSTWVLRQAMPETWIISLSPRHPEKYLKKGPAYVDKNCTYFAGKEFVDFGSVDWGSILMKRGISDLSRVLVFFDDHQNELKRLKQALNAGFQHLIFEDNYDTGSGDHYSLRHICDQYYIRGGGHSCFIESDEARIRMKRKRFWEKAVDRDELCGNSEEWWGVRGYMRDDFNHSNKAISYEEHFQNSRFVESVLDVYWELPPVAGPSLTHQTRYDPARASDPIIEDGRFGLFQRFGLAKLETSVFNGYTQMVYVQVSASAS